In candidate division KSB1 bacterium, the genomic window TGCTAAAGAAAAATTCTCAAGATAAATAATCGTAAGAACACAAAACCTATTTAAAGCCTTTTTTAAAGAAGCTATAACGAGAATTTTAGGAGCATAACATGAAGAACCCATTCTCAATTTTGTTCAACACCGCATTATTTTTAATTTGCAGCCAGCATAGCATCGCCCAAATCACCGTATCCAAAAGTGTAATGAGCAATGGCGGTGTGGTTGTTATCAACGGCGAATATGCCATGCTGGGAACGGTTGGACAAACATTCGTCGGAGTTACTGAGAATTCAACCCATGTAAACCGGGTCGGCTTCTGGTATCTTACCGATCAAACAGTGGCAACAGATGTTGCTGATGAAACAAATACCAGTTTACCAACTGAATTCGGTCTTGACCAAAACTATCCAAACCCCTTCAACCCGGAAACAGAAATTCCATTCCGGATTCCGGAAGAATCCGATGTTGTATTAAAGATATTCAACATTCGCGGCCAGCTTGTGCGTGCACTCATACAAGCTGATTACACGCCTGGATTTCACAGCATTCGCTGGGATGGCAAGGATAACAATGGCATGACTGTTTCGAGTGGTGTGTATATTTATCGATTTCAGGCTGGGGAATTTATTCACGTAAAGAAGATGAGTTTGCTTCGTTGAGTGAGGACTTCAATAGCGATACCATCGCTTCGGTACTAACTAATAAATTGTTTTTTTAATTGGAGGTTATTATCATGAGAACAAAAAATTGTTTCCGTATTCTTGCATTCATGCTGCTATTGATTTTGCCGGGACTTGTCCTGGGGCAGATTCCACAAACCATGAGTTACCAGGGTGTCCTGACCAATCCGGAAGGTCGGGTGGTGGCTGACGGCATGTACACGATTACCTTCAATCTCTATACCGCTGCCAAAGGCGATCAGCGAATTTGGTCCGAGACCCAGACCATTGAAGTAAAGAATGGCCTATTCAATGTTGCTCTTGGCAGTGCGACCCCTCTGGATATTCCCTTTGACAAGCCGTATTGGCTCGCGGTAACCGTAGGCGACGGTTCAGAAGCAAGCGAGCGCATGCAACTCACCGCATCGGCCTACAGCTTACATGCACGTTCGGTGTCGGATAGCGCCATAACCAGCAATAAGATTGCCAGCGGTCAGGTGGTCCGAAGCATCAACTCGATAACCGATGATATAAAACTGGTTCCAGGGGAGAATGTGACCATTACCCAGGAAGGGAAATCCCTTGTCATATCAGTGAATATCGATGGGAAAGGTGAAGGTAATATCGATTCGGAATCGGAAAGTTTATTGAAAAAAGCCAAACCCCCTAAACTTAAAAAGGATTGGAAGACAGGAGGTAACGCGCTCACTGACCCGAACATTCATTTCCTGGGCACCACTGACGGTCAGCCTCTTGTTATCAGGACAGACAGCGTAGAGGTAGTGCGCATCGATGTAGCGGGTAACGTTGGCATCGGGACAGACATACCAACAGAGAACCTGGATGTCGCTGGTAAGGTGAGAATCCGTACTGTTGATGCGGCTGCTTCTGTAAGTCCCAGTACAGAAGTTATAGTACTTGGTCCAAATAATGTGCTCGAATCGGAAGATGTTTTTACTCTCGCATTACAAGGACCCACCGGTCCTACTGGCGCGAAGGGCGATACAGGTGATGCGGGTGCGCAAGGTGCCACTGGCCCAACTGGCGCGAAGGGCGATACAGGTGACGCAGGTGCTGACGGAGCCACAGGTCCTACCGGTCCCACACCGGAGACGCAGGTGCTGACGGAGCCACAGGACCCACCGGAGACGCAGGTGATACCGGCGCCACGGGGCCCACTGGACCGACCGGACCTACAGGAGATGCAGGAGATACTGGGTCTATAGGACCTACTGGGCCAACTGGGCTCACAGGTGATACGGGTGCCACGGGGCCCTACTGGACCGACCGGACCCACTGGTGATACGGGCGATACTGGGCCTACAGGGCCTACCGGTCCCATTGGCGGAAGCGATGGAGAAGTCCTCTATAACAACGGCGGCGTTGCGGCTGGTTCTAATATCTTTTTCGATGCCTCGAACAACCGAGTCGGCATCGGCACGACATCGCCAGATCCACGAGGTCTTCTACATGTGCAGAAATCAAGTGGCCCCGGAGGCATTTTGATATCGAATAGTGGCACTACCAGTGGTGATCCTGCTGAGATAATTTTTACCAGGAACGCAACAGCCTTCAATATTCCTAACAGTGCGGCTATCGGTATGGCTCCCGGCAGAAATATGTTTATTCTTGTGAACGGGCAGGATAGGCTCAATATTGATACCTTTGGCAACGTCGGCATCGGCACGCCGACTCCGGGAAGTAAACTTGTTGTGGTAAGTCCAGATGACAATGGCTCTACAGAGGTTGTCAAAGCAATCTCTAATAATGGAAATCAATCTACATCCCTTACTTTTACTGGTTTAAGGTCAAATATTGGTGCTGGTTTAGGATTTTCTACAAACGGATCAACATCTTTTTCCCTTTCTATTGATACCTTTGGCAACGTCGGCATCGGCACGATTAGTCCCCAGGATAAGTTGCAAGTAGAAGGAAACATAGCATTTCCAAATCAGAACGAGACCGCCAACTTTCACATTGGCAGGTGGGTAGGTTCGACCACCCCCGCTTCAACCAACAGGATCATCTTTGGTGGTGCCGGGGAGAACTCCCTGACCTTCCACACGCACCGGGCGGGAGTATCCAATCAGGATGCCATGCATATCGATGGTGTGGGCAACGTCGGCATCGGGACGCCGAACCCGAATTTCCCGTTGGAGATGGGCAGCGGCGCCCATGTGACAACCGGCGGCGTCTGGACCAATGCTTCTTCGCGGGAATACAAGGAAAACATACGGGACCTGACCATCGAAGAGGCCATGACCGCTCTGCGTGAGCTACAGCCGACGAGATTCAACTATAAAGTCGATAAAGAGGAAGAGTATGTGGGATTCATCGCCGAGGACGTACCCGAGTTGCTGGCGAGCAAGGATCGAAAAGGGCTCAGTCCGATGGATATCGTAGCAGTGCTCACAAAGGTGGTTCAGGAACAACAGAAGAAGATAGAGGCGCTGGAGGCCAGGCTCAACGCTGGGCAATAGAGGCATCTCCTGGAAGGAAGTAATAGAGATACTTACTCTGTAAGGAGAATTAGTATGAGAAAGTCAAATTCAATTTGGGTGTTGATCGCTTTTGCTGCTGGTATCCAAATCCCGCGCATCCGGTTATTGTCTAGTTTGCCCTATTTACTTGGCTGTCATGGCCGAGAGCCTGGACGAATTCGAGAAGCGTTTGAAGGCGGATGGAATCATATAAGGTCCATCTGCTGAAATTAGCCGACCGTGATATTAGAAAGATTGACGAACAACAAATTAGGCGCATTCTGGATGTGATTCGGTCGCTTGCGGAAGATCCTTTTCAGACACAGCACAAGAAACTAAAGGAATAGGAGTCAGCATACCGTTAGCGCGTCGGTGATTATCGTGTAATATATGAGGTAAACAAAGCGAAAAGGACCGTAAAGATTTTCTACATTCGACACAGAAAAGATGTTTATCGAAAGTAATGCACCGTTTCCTCACAACCCGACGATCACTTTTTTTTGGATAACCCCGCCTTAGCGATAATTCTCCACAATCTGCGCAATCTCCCCCTCACTCAGGTCCGGCAACTCGGATCTCCTGGTCCGGCTTTTGGTGCTTGCTGATGTTTTCCAGGTAGGTCACGTAGAGCCCGTTTCACCGGGTCGTAGATGTCGTGGTAGGTTTAGATTGGAATATATAGGACACGGTTTATCCATTCTTCTGCTTCTGTTGCAATCCAAAGCAGGATTAGTTCTCAATAGCTGTATGAACACTGAGATGCTGTGGAACAATTAGGACACCTGGGCTTTCTTGTGAGGAAATAAATTGCGCGAAATTGCCTGGGTATGCTCTTTTTATCATGCTGTGACCAGGATGCGCTCTTCGTCTGCAGCAATTTTAAGAACATCTAAATCGAGTTTTCCCTCAAGCCCGGCTGCCGTTGCCGTTTGAAAGTCGATGGCAGGTTCACGGCGAATAACACCATTTAGAATAATGTGACTGAAGTCAGCATCGGCCTGAAATTTAGTTTTCAAATCAGTTCTGCTTTTCGTTTTCGTCTGGCATCAGCCAGTTTGAGGTAAAAACCGGGATCTGCTTGCTGAGCAGTTTTAAGTTTAGCTTCATAATCAGCCCGTTGATTTTTGAGGTATGCGTCAATGTTCTTTTTGTTGGCCAGGTAATAGGCAATGGCGCCGTAAACCTGCTCAAGGGAGAGCACAGGAAAAGCCTGAGCAATACTTTCAGCGGATTGCCCCTCCAGGAAAGCATAAACCACAGAATCAAGAGAAACTCTACTTCCTACAATCCAATAACCTTCTTTCCGTTTTTCTATGTATGGTTTTTTCATCGTATTTCTCCTGAAAGGCGTTGATCAACTCCAAGGAGCTCAAGAGATCCTAATTATCTATCGATAATCGCTTTGCTCCTAGATAGCATGTGTCTCTGTGTGCACAAATAATATTACAAAAACTAATGACAAATCAAACCTTTTTGGGACAACCCTAGCCTATCTGTAGTTCTCCACAATCTGCGCGATCTTACCTTCACTCAGATCGGGGAGCTCGATCTCGTAGTGAAACAGCGTGCTCTCCGTCACCACCGTTTCACCTGGCCCGTGCAGCTCCAAGCGGATCTCCAGCAGCCAGGGACCTTTGCGACAGTAGTCGTCCCACTTAAGCGTGCGCTCGATGTAGAAAAGTTCGTTATTAATAGCGTCCGCGAGGCGCTGCTTCTCTTTGTTATGCCTTTGCAGCTCGGCATTCCCGGCTTGCGTGGTGTCCGGTGCGTGCACCTTCACAAACTCTGCAACTTGAGGCTTGAGAATGTCCAGCCAGCGCCGGCGGCGGACCAGGGCGTCTTCCAGCTTAGGCCAACCGAACTCCCGCAGCTTAACCTTGCCGCTTCTCTTGAATTCCTCGATCTGTTTTTCGCTCAGACGCCAGGGGTATTTCGACCATTGAAAGGATTCTAACTTCTTACTCTCCAGATAGGCCTCGAAAGGACTCACCACTTCTTGGAGCTTGGCAAGAAGCTCGTTGAAGTCACGGTCGAGTCGTGCGTGCAGGCTGTCGTTGGAGAAATGTTCCTGGACGAAGGCTGAGTCGCGATAGGCGCCTGGGCAGATTTGTGCCTGTCCGCGCGCTGCAATGGGAAGAAAAAGGGAGAACAGCCAGAAGCCGGCAGTAATCGAGCTAAGCCGCGTTTTGGCAATCGATAGCATCAGAGGTTCTTGGAAAATTTTCTGAAGGATCATTTTTGCGAAAGCCGGGTCCGTGACTTGCTTTTCAGTTCCTCGTGCGTCCCTTACTGCAGGTAGAGCTGGTCGTGGCGTCGTGCTTCAGTTTCGTTTCCCAGCTTCCAATATAGGGTGGCCAGATGGAATATCGCTTCCGTGTAGTCTGAGTCGAGTTCAAGCACTTTTTTGTAAAGCACTGTTGCACGAGACCAATCGTGCTTGGACGCTCCGTCTCTGTAAGCGTAGGCCAGGTTAAAGTTTCCCTGGACGTGTGTTGGGGCGACCTGGAGGAGTTCCTTGTAGTAGCGGATCGGCCTCCGTCCTGTCGCCAAGCTTTTGATGTGAGAACGCCAAATTGAACAAAAGATCAGGATCCTTGGCCTGTGACGCATCTAATTCGAGAAGTTTCTGATAGCTCGCGTGTGCATCTTGGTACTTTCCCTGCCTTTTGTGGAACTCGGTGAGCCACCTGTAGCCTTTCAGATAGTTAGGACGGAGACGAATGGCAGCGAGTAATTCTCTTTCCGCATCTTGGATTTGTCCATTTTTCTCCAGACCATACGCTAGATGTAAATGCGCCTCAGGCGGTGGGTTCTTCTTTTGGTATCCGGACACGTCTCTTGGGCCCTCGTGTCAAGGCTAGCCGAAGTTTTCTCCTCCACCGGCCTTGGAAAGTGGAAAGGCTGATTTCCTCATACTGGCCCCAACCCACATTGCCGATGTACAGGGTAGCTCGGAGCAAACGCTATCCCTACCGGTAGTTTAAAACTCCTGCCGGAGGCTGCGTTTCTAGTAACAAATTTGGACGGCAATTGCTGGGCGGAGACACTTCCCCACGAAGGTCAAGAAAGCGCCAACTAAGGCGGTCATGGTACGTCTGGTTATCATGGTTGAACTCCCAAATGTTGAATTGCCCAGTACAGGAGGCACCGGGTGGCTATGAATAATTACAAAGACTTACGGGCTCAAATGGGACTGAGCGTAGCTCCTAAGAAATCAACTCACCATTAATGTTGATCATTTTAGATTTGTAAGAAATTGAGAGTATTAATTTATTGTGGGATTTTCAATTAATCTCAGGTAGGAAGTAGTATCTGCAAATATCAAATTTAAAAAAGTAGGGGGGGGGGTAAAATATTCATCCTTGGCAGGTTTTTCTCATGTGTTTCATTGGTTATTAACTTTTACTCGAACATTCATGGGACCTTTGGGCGGTACGGCGATCTTCACAGAAGCTCCTGAAGTTATTTGATTGCCAACCTTTCCGTTCTCGTCTACTAGTGCATTAGATGGTAATGAGAAATAACCCTGGCCATCAGCGACACTTTGGTCAATTACGAGAATCCCGGTAAACACCGTTCCAGGTACGGATCCGTTAAGATTCACAGTTGTGGTTGAACTGTCGCTTTCATTAAAAACCAAGAGAGAGGGCAATGTTGTAACAAGTTTCGAAGTTGTTAAAGTTACCTGGATGTTTCCGGTCTTAACAGGTGATGGGTTGTCAACTGTAACTGTTGCGGTTGGTACAGCATTGGTTATATCTACCGGCTCGAAACTCAATGTAAAATTTTGTTCCTGGGGAAGTCCACTCGCAACATTTTTTGATGAATGCATGCTATCACATAAAGATCGCCAGTTTGGAGCGGGGTACTTTCCGCCGATGCTTTCAGTGCGCACCTTGACTCTGTCAGAATAAACTTCGACATATTTGTAAACTCCTCCTTCAAAATTTGCTGCCACAGTGGTATAGATCATATCATCAGGGCTATCAAATGTTAAGTGATCAGATGAAGACAAGAAGCGTTCACCATTCTTATGTTGACCCGCAGAGGTCATATGATCGTGGCCTGCAAAGGAAATTAAAACATTGCCATGAGTTTTGAGAGTATTTATTAATGTTCCATTTTTCTTCAAATAAAAAGTTGAACAACTAGAACATTCACATCCAAGGTTAGAATTAGGGCCTTTATCGTCCCGGGAATAAATGGCATTGGCATGAGTAAAATAAAATACTTTCTTGTCTTTGTTCGTTTTAAGTACATCGTTCAACCAGTTATTATCTGGGTTTCCACCATGTTTTACACCTTGGACAACAAAGAGAAAACTGCCTTGAGTCCAGTAATAGTTAAACTTATCACCAGTCGTTCCGTTGTAGGGTTCGCTACCGAAAACTTCAATATAGCCCGCTCCATTGTCATGCTCTATTTTGCCCCATTCACACTTACTGCTCCTTGAGGAGTTTTCATCATACCAATGTTCCCTGTGAGACATCGTATCATGGTTGTGTGTTAAAAGATAATAAGGAGCTTGTAAACCATCAGCAATACTCTTGAAATCCTGAAATGCTTCCGCTGTCGTTCCTGCTACTTTTTTATCATTACCGCACCCCTCGGTAATTGTCCTTAAAGCTCCTTCAATATTATCTCCGGTAAATATAACAAATCCAGGTTTGGGGTGATTGGTTTGACTGTTAATCGTGTTTACAAAATCATTCAGAGCATTGTTGTATTTATTTTCTGGTCCATGCCAGTTATCACTTATATGTGTATCTGATACTTGCACAAAAGTAAAAAGCAGAATCTCACTCTGAGCCGGAGCTGGAGATTCTTCTTTTGTCAATGATGAATTATTTGGTCGATTAATTTTCAGAGACCCTACATCAACACTAGCACTAGCATTAGCATTAGCATTAGCATTAGTACTTATCAAAAATGTTAAGACAAAAGTCAAACAATATATAAATATTAAGCAATAGGGAAGATGGCTGTTAAAAGAATGGTACAATCTTGAACATTTGGCTAAGTTATCAAGAAGTTTTTTCATAAACTCCTCTCTGATTCTAGATGCACAAAGGTGCATGAATAAAATTTTATGATCTATATTATTTGGCAATTGTCTTTCTGCCGCTAATAATTAATTTGTTTAAACTCTATTAAAACTCTACTGTAAATGCTTGAATACACGCCTAAATCTCTAATCGGCATGATCACATAGTTAGTTAAACATTAATAGAAAGGTTAAAGAGGATAAACTTTGAAACTAATACTAATACAGTATACTCCGGATTAAAAACTTGTCGAATTCACGAAAAAATAAACACATGATGTCCCCTGGAATTCACTGTTAAACCAGGAACCCACTTTCAAAATAATCTTTAATTCCGGATCGGATATCAATTTTGGGTATAAAGCTTAGCTTTTCCTTTGCGAGGGTCATATCACACTCCGTATAATCCTGGTAGGTGTCCTTGTATGGATTGTCAAAATATTCGGCTATTCTGTTGGTCCCCAATATCTCATTTAGCATATCAATCAGCTTATTGAACATAACAGCCTCGCCATAGCCGCAATTCACAACACAACTTTCACGAGCTTTTGCCGCAAGCATATTTGCCCGAACCACATCCTGGATATAAATGTAATCGCGTTTTTGTTCTCCGTACTTGAAGAGCTTGGGATTGCCATTCCGCATCTGTTGTGCAAGGTGATAAATCATAGTTGCACGTTTACCTTTATGATTCTCCCGCGGTCCATACACATTGCAATATCGAAGTCCGACAATGGTTACACCGGGGTGCTGATCCGCAAATACCATAGCAAAATCATCCAACATCTTTTTGGACTCCGCATACGGTGTGTTTAGATCGAACGGCCCTTCTTCTTTGTAAGGCGCCGGCAATCGACCATAAATTGCTGTGGTCGAAGCATAAACGATACGTTTACACCCTTTTTCCACGGCATATGAAAACAGCTTTTCGGAGGATTCAAGATTGGCGCGCAGCATTTCTTTTCGATCCATTAACCTCGTATCGTTGATGGCTGCCTGGTGGAACAATACATCAAGTGCACCGATTTCATTCCAATCAATACCAATTAAACTGGGCTGTAAATACTTACCGGAAAACCCCGGCAACTGCTGTTCGGCATCATGGCCGGTAATCGCAACCTCCCAACCTGCCTGTATAAGATGAAGGACTAAATTCGATCCGATAAAACCGGTGCCGCCTGTCACCAAACATTTCATTTAACTTTCTCCTCATGAATGACTTTTCAAAATAACAATTAGGCCTGATCTATATCATAGCGCAGCTCAAGGCTGTAAACAAAAAATATACTTTAACAAATCAGATGTTCATTTTTAGACAGGATAAACAGGATTATCAGGATAAAAATCCAGTATATCTTGTTAATCCTGTCAAAAAAAGAAAAACAGCTATTAAAAAGTTTGTTCAAAAAACAAAGTTTTACACTGTAATAGCAAACCTTATCACTGTCATCCCGGAAGGATCTATTTTACAACTAATTTATACAACCAATTTTACTATTCCCTTTTTATGGAAATAGATCCAGTTGCGACGGGATGACATTAGGAAACTTTAAGCTTAAAAGCTGATTCATGAATTCCAAGTTTGTAATATACTTCACAACATTGTGGTTTACAAGACAAGGTTAAGGTTGATGCTAAGGATAAAATCAAGGTTAAGGTTGAGAATAAGTTTAGTTAGTGACTGAACAAAAACACCCAAGCTGTCATTCCCGCATGCTTTCAGGCAGTTAGATAACTACCAAAATGTCACCCCAGAATGCTTTTATCGGGGGTCTATTTGCATTAGTTAAGTACTCGCTTATGAACATGCAGAGGTGAAAAACCGGTTCTCGGACACCCTGGCTTTTATCGCGGATCTTTAACCACTTATAAAAATATTCGTGCTTGACTAAAATGAAATTAGATATTACTTTTAAGAAAATTAGCATTAAATAAACTATCTAAATAAATGATAATAAATATGGATAACTAGCCTTTCATTTTTTATCTGAACTCGAAGAAAAGCAACATAAATTTCATTAATACAAATGCATTACCATTTTTCCAAATACGGTTTTCCGCTTTTTCTTCTTTCTTTATTTATCCTATTTTGGAGTTGTGAACCGCAAAAGGAAGATCTAAGTGAACAAGAGTTAGCTAACAAACACAAGGCTGTCTTGCTGAATCCCGACCATGAATTCTGGCAAGAAACTGCGCCAGAACTTTTCAAAGTAAAAGTTGAAACTACAAAAGGGGATTTTGTCATTGAAGCTCATCGAAATTGGGCGCCCATTGGAGTAGACCGGTTTTATAATCTTGTGCGATCCGGTTTTTTTGACGATTCCCGGTTTTACCGGGTGAGGGTGGGTTTCATCGCGCAATTTGGCCTGCCGGGCAATCCGGAAATAACCAAAGCCTGGGAAAAGCGAACCATGCCGGATGATTCTGTTAAACAGAGTAATATTAGAGGAACTATTGCCTATGCCATGACCGGCCCGGACACAAGGACTACCCAACTGTATATCAACTATGGCGATAATTCAAGATTGGATGAGCAAGGATTCGCCCCGATTGGTCGTGTAATTGAAGGGATGGCTGTTGTGGATAGCCTATATTCAGGTTATGATGAAAGCGCCGGCGGGGGTATGCGTGGGGGAAAACAAGGCAAGATCTTGGAATTCGGCAATGCCCACCTTGATAAAGAATTTCCCAAACTTGATCGCCTGGAAAAGGCATATATTTTATTATAAGAAAAATGACCTTTCGCTTAAGGTGAGTTTTTTCAAGAACAAAGCGTTAACCGGCTTTAACATTTCTGATCTGTTGGGGGTCATAGTTTTGACCTTGAGTTCAATTTTAAAATTGTTTTCTCTTCAGTCTGTTAAACCTGTATACCATTGTATGTTCCGGTTCCCATTTGCTCATAAAAATCAAATTGAATGTGAAAGAATAATTGTTAGTTTTCATAAAATAGTGCATTAATTTACGTATTATATTCAAAACAATTATTCAAGGTCTATGTGTTACAAAATTTTATGTATCGGTGAAATTCTCTTTGATATCTATCCGGATACCAGGCATCTTGGCGGCGCCCCTTTTAATTTTTCATATCACATGCATCAATTGAGGAATGAAGTTGCATTTGTCAGCAGAATAGGAGACGATGAGAATGGCAAAGAAATTCTCAGGATCCTGAAAGAATGCGATTATCCGATTGGTTTCATTCAAATAGATAAAGACCATCCTACCGGCAATGTGATGGTTGAGCTGGATGCAAAAGCAGTCCCGACGTTTACAATTACTCCCAATGTGGCATACGATTTTATTGAATATGATGATGGCGTTCAAAAACTTCTCGACAATGTTGACCTGTTCTATTTTGGAACCCTGGCGTTAAGATGTCCGGTTTCCCAAAAGACGATTCAAAATATTTTAAATAATCGTTTACCAACGACAAAAGTCTTTTATGATATCAATCTTAGGCAAAATTTTTATACCGAGACAATCCTTCGTGAATCACTACAGCAGAGCGACATAGTAAAACTCAATAATAATGAATTCAAATTTCTGAAAGAATTATTGAATCTTTCACATTCTGAAGTTGAGGCAGCTAACTCTATTTTACAAAAATTTGAACTATCAGTCTTATGCATCACGAAGGGTGAAAAAGGCAATGTTCTTTATACTGAAGATGAAAAACTGGATTTAAAACTGTCAGCTGCATACCAGAAAAATAGTATCGATACTGTTGGCGCCGGAGATGCTTTTGCGGCCATCCTGGCTTTTGGTATTTTAAAAAAGTGGGATTTTTCTACAATCCTGAAAAGAGCAACTGATTTCGCCGTAGATATTTGTGAGATTCCCGGAGCCATTCCAAGAGATTCCGAATTTTATCAAAAATATAAAGATGAATGGAACCTTTAACAGAACTCCGACATCTCACTTCTGTTTACCTATCTAAGATTTGATCTTTAATTTAATTTATTTCACACTTTGAATTCAGGTGCTATCTGTGATGCCGCCTGCTTCGCCGTTTATCATGCCGTTCTACTTTACCTTTAACGTTCCTGATACTAACTCCGCCGGAACCGTCATCACCGATAACCACATTGCGTTCAACCCCATTGATAGTAATTGAACCCGATCCGTCTTCCACGTAGACACTTCCCAGTATATCCCTAACCAAAATGCTGCCTGAATTGTCGTCAATTTCAACGTCACCTTCAATGTCTCTAATCTCTAACCTTCCCGAACCATCATTTACATCCACATCACCTATGATTTTTTCAATGGTCAATGAACCGGATCCGTCATGAATATTAATATTCCCTTTTAGATTTTCGATCTCGGTGTAGCCGGAACCATCCTCTATGACCAGGTTCATTTCGTATGGTATTCTAACAATTAGATTAACCAGCGCTGATTTTCGCCTGCCGAAAAAAGAACGGGATCTACGTGAATGATGAAAGGTACTGATCAGGACGACTCGTTTGCCTTCACGTTCTAATGAGAGTTCTAAATTATCCTCTAGAAATTCATCAATATCTTTTTTGCGAATACCCTTGACGACAATCTCAGCTTCAACTTCTATCTTCTTTAAACCCTCGACTCCCCTAATCTTAAGAAATCCCGCTCCGGCTTCAATTTCTAATTCTTTAATGCCGTTTGCGGATAATTCCAGATCCCTGGTTTCCCGCTGTGCAAAAGAAACGCTTGAACAAACGAGAATTAACACAGTCAAATAGATGAACTTTTTCATATTTTACTCCTGGAAATTTTACAAGTTGATTAGCATTAATATGTTTGGCTACGTTGTAAAGTTGAAAATGGTTTCATTCTTATCCACTTGCATCAAAAATCTTAAAATCATACATTAACCTGGATAATTCATAGCCATCAAGACTCAAAGACACAAAGCTTTAAAAAATAAAGGTTAAGAAAGATTGATTTTTTATATTGACATAAAATTGGTTCATAGTAATTTTCTTTATAACTTTAATATTCTTAGTGACTTAGAGTTTTTGTGGCAAAAATTCATGAATAGTGCAGGTTAATAGATATTGTTGTTATATAATCAAAATTGGGAGTTGTTATGAGACGTTCTCGCATCATTGGGGTTGGCAGATATTTACCGCCCAGGGTTGTTACCAACCAGGAATTAGAACAATATATGGACACAAGTGACGAATGGATACGAGAGCGTTCGGGCATCGAGGAAAGACATTGGGTCGATGCGGAAACCACGACTTCCGATCTTGCCTACCAGGCTTCAATAGCTGCGCTGGACAATGCAAACATAAACGCCGAAGAAATCGATTTTATCATTCTTGGTTGTTTAATGTCTGATTTTTTCTTCCCGGGCGCCGGGGTTATGCTTCAAAATAAATTGGGTTTGAAACACATCGGTGCACTGGATGTTAGAAACCAGTGTTCCGGTTTTATCTATAGCCTCTCAATAGCCGACCAGTTTATTCGCACTGGAATGTATAATCGTATCCTGGTGGTTGGCGCAGAAATACATTCAAAAGGAATGGATCTCAGCACTAGAGGGAGGGATCTTTCGGTACTTTTTGGCGACGGCGCCGGCGCTGTTATCATGGAAGCAACAGATGAAGATCGCGGTGTACTTTCCACTCATCTTCATTCTGATGGCTCGCAAGCAGAGCACTTGTGTTTAAAAAGGCCGGGTACGGCAACGGCACGATTTATTTCGGAAGAGACCTATACATCCGGTGAATATTTTCCTTACATGAATGGCAGGGAAGTATTCAAAAATGCCGTAGTCCGTTTTAACGAGGTAATCAA contains:
- a CDS encoding peptidylprolyl isomerase; the encoded protein is MHYHFSKYGFPLFLLSLFILFWSCEPQKEDLSEQELANKHKAVLLNPDHEFWQETAPELFKVKVETTKGDFVIEAHRNWAPIGVDRFYNLVRSGFFDDSRFYRVRVGFIAQFGLPGNPEITKAWEKRTMPDDSVKQSNIRGTIAYAMTGPDTRTTQLYINYGDNSRLDEQGFAPIGRVIEGMAVVDSLYSGYDESAGGGMRGGKQGKILEFGNAHLDKEFPKLDRLEKAYILL
- a CDS encoding carbohydrate kinase, with the translated sequence MCYKILCIGEILFDIYPDTRHLGGAPFNFSYHMHQLRNEVAFVSRIGDDENGKEILRILKECDYPIGFIQIDKDHPTGNVMVELDAKAVPTFTITPNVAYDFIEYDDGVQKLLDNVDLFYFGTLALRCPVSQKTIQNILNNRLPTTKVFYDINLRQNFYTETILRESLQQSDIVKLNNNEFKFLKELLNLSHSEVEAANSILQKFELSVLCITKGEKGNVLYTEDEKLDLKLSAAYQKNSIDTVGAGDAFAAILAFGILKKWDFSTILKRATDFAVDICEIPGAIPRDSEFYQKYKDEWNL
- a CDS encoding ketoacyl-ACP synthase III gives rise to the protein MRRSRIIGVGRYLPPRVVTNQELEQYMDTSDEWIRERSGIEERHWVDAETTTSDLAYQASIAALDNANINAEEIDFIILGCLMSDFFFPGAGVMLQNKLGLKHIGALDVRNQCSGFIYSLSIADQFIRTGMYNRILVVGAEIHSKGMDLSTRGRDLSVLFGDGAGAVIMEATDEDRGVLSTHLHSDGSQAEHLCLKRPGTATARFISEETYTSGEYFPYMNGREVFKNAVVRFNEVINEALIANNIQPEDIKLVIPHQANKRISEAVAHRLKLPKGTVFSNIEKYGNTTAASIPIALSEALEQGLIQNNDLIILAAFGSGFTWASAAIKW